A DNA window from Fuerstiella sp. contains the following coding sequences:
- a CDS encoding inositol monophosphatase translates to MTIAKTALHAARTGGEVLMKYFRQGVSMRHKGPVDLVSDADVESEHAIADVIRQTYPDHRLLGEEGLSAGTSAEHLWVIDPLDGTTNFAHDIPHFAVSLGYYHNGVAQQAVIFNPARNDIYTAERGRGAFHNERPLSVSTADSMNEVLIGVGFYYDRGSMMEATLAAVKDCFGHQIRGIRRMGTASLDLAQVASGQYGAFFEYQLSAWDFAAGRLLVEEAGGHITTCHGAELPLEKTSVLACSRQLHETVCEITSRHHP, encoded by the coding sequence GTGACGATTGCAAAAACTGCGCTGCACGCTGCCCGGACCGGCGGTGAGGTATTGATGAAATATTTTCGCCAGGGTGTATCGATGCGGCACAAAGGACCGGTTGACCTGGTCTCAGATGCTGACGTCGAATCGGAACATGCAATCGCTGACGTCATTCGGCAGACATACCCGGATCACCGTCTCCTGGGGGAAGAGGGACTTTCTGCCGGTACCTCTGCGGAACACTTGTGGGTGATTGACCCCCTGGACGGCACAACCAATTTCGCCCACGACATTCCTCACTTCGCCGTGTCACTGGGATACTACCACAACGGTGTGGCACAGCAGGCGGTAATCTTCAACCCGGCCCGCAATGATATTTATACAGCCGAACGGGGACGTGGGGCATTCCACAATGAGCGGCCACTGAGTGTATCTACCGCTGATTCAATGAATGAGGTTCTGATTGGCGTGGGGTTTTACTACGACCGTGGTTCAATGATGGAAGCAACACTGGCGGCCGTCAAGGATTGTTTTGGGCACCAGATTCGCGGAATTCGACGGATGGGTACGGCGTCACTGGATCTGGCTCAGGTCGCCTCTGGACAGTACGGAGCATTCTTCGAGTATCAACTATCTGCATGGGATTTCGCAGCCGGACGACTGTTAGTTGAAGAAGCCGGAGGTCACATCACTACCTGTCACGGCGCAGAACTACCCCTGGAAAAAACTTCAGTGCTGGCGTGCAGCAGACAGCTGCATGAAACTGTATGCGAAATCACTTCACGACATCATCCGTAG
- a CDS encoding AAA family ATPase gives MSTSIGAQQPPDAGLDTLFNRVKQLLGEPGPGMTSGPTGQSISERFMETDESRRPDSARPAAGVFTPKQPDSIRASGLSESMIERLILKYLFNVGQRTVRGIAGQIKLPFKILEPLLRQMRSDKHIDLIGTTATGDSEYALTADGRERGKRYMEECTYFESAPVTLKSYVESVTAQTIEGQVVTAGDLQQAFGGLMINTGMLDKLGPAINSGRGMFLFGEPGNGKTSIAERVADAFGSTVWVPRALEVDGNIMRIFDLSVHEEVTEETQSGLLDSLEIDRRWVKIRRPTVIAGGELTMEELEVTKNTQSNICESPLQMKSNCGTLVIDDFGRQKMPVDVLLNRWIVPLEKRYDFLNLPSGKKIQVPFDQLIIFSTNLEPKDLVDGAFLRRIPYKIEVPDPSEEEFRRLMGVMCQAMEIEACDEAFEYLIATHYRAAGRPYRLCQPRDLLLQVRNYCNFHQQPIKLTHAAFDFAVETYFSIM, from the coding sequence TTGAGTACTTCAATTGGGGCACAACAGCCGCCGGACGCCGGTCTTGATACACTGTTCAATCGAGTCAAACAGCTTCTTGGTGAACCGGGACCCGGTATGACATCGGGGCCGACCGGCCAGAGCATCTCCGAACGGTTCATGGAAACGGATGAATCACGTCGACCAGACTCTGCGCGGCCCGCCGCCGGCGTCTTTACACCAAAGCAGCCCGATTCGATTCGGGCCTCAGGACTCAGCGAATCAATGATTGAACGCCTGATCCTGAAGTACCTCTTCAACGTCGGCCAGAGGACTGTTCGAGGAATCGCCGGCCAGATCAAACTGCCCTTCAAAATCCTGGAGCCTTTGCTTCGGCAAATGCGAAGCGACAAACATATCGACCTGATTGGTACCACTGCCACCGGTGATTCTGAATACGCACTCACGGCAGACGGACGTGAACGGGGCAAACGATACATGGAGGAGTGTACGTACTTTGAATCTGCTCCCGTAACTCTCAAGTCTTATGTGGAAAGTGTTACCGCTCAAACCATTGAAGGCCAGGTGGTCACAGCAGGTGACCTGCAGCAGGCATTTGGTGGACTGATGATCAATACCGGAATGCTCGACAAACTTGGCCCGGCCATCAATTCAGGGCGCGGCATGTTTTTATTCGGCGAGCCAGGTAACGGTAAAACGAGTATTGCAGAACGGGTAGCCGATGCATTCGGGTCCACTGTCTGGGTGCCGCGGGCACTTGAAGTGGATGGTAACATCATGCGCATCTTTGACCTTTCCGTTCATGAAGAAGTCACAGAGGAGACCCAAAGCGGCCTGCTGGACTCGCTCGAAATCGACCGGCGCTGGGTAAAAATCAGGCGGCCCACGGTTATTGCGGGCGGTGAACTGACCATGGAAGAACTCGAAGTTACCAAGAACACTCAGTCCAACATCTGTGAATCCCCTCTGCAGATGAAGAGCAATTGCGGCACTCTGGTCATCGATGACTTCGGTCGACAAAAAATGCCGGTGGATGTCCTCCTGAACCGCTGGATCGTTCCACTGGAAAAACGATACGATTTTCTGAATCTGCCCAGTGGAAAAAAAATCCAGGTCCCCTTTGACCAGCTGATCATTTTCTCAACAAATCTGGAACCGAAAGATCTGGTTGATGGTGCGTTTCTACGCCGCATTCCCTACAAGATCGAAGTGCCGGATCCGTCCGAAGAAGAGTTTCGTCGACTGATGGGCGTTATGTGTCAGGCGATGGAAATCGAAGCCTGTGACGAGGCGTTCGAATATTTGATTGCCACCCACTACAGAGCCGCTGGACGTCCTTATCGCCTGTGCCAGCCACGTGACCTGCTGCTGCAGGTACGCAATTACTGTAATTTCCATCAACAACCGATTAAGCTCACACACGCCGCATTTGATTTCGCCGTCGAAACCTACTTCAGCATCATGTAG
- a CDS encoding sugar phosphate isomerase/epimerase, which yields MKFAICQELFESTPWQEQCRIIADAGYTGIEVAPFSIADDLSSVPDSQLTDMKSIAADYGLSIIGLHWLLAKTEGFYLTSPDRGVQAATVEYLRLLARTCAKLGGHVLVFGSPQQRNLLPGVSTRQATEIAANVFRQAAAEFESSNVVLCMEPLTRRETDFVNTCAQAVDLIEQIDHPSFRLHQDVKAMLGAESETVMSLIYQYRDICGHFHVNDTNLLGPGMGETDFTPILKALHDTGYDGWVSVEVFDYAPGAEKITRESIQCMQEIMVSL from the coding sequence ATGAAGTTTGCCATTTGCCAGGAACTGTTCGAATCAACTCCGTGGCAGGAGCAGTGTCGTATCATTGCCGATGCCGGCTACACGGGAATCGAAGTAGCCCCTTTTTCCATAGCGGATGATCTGTCATCTGTTCCGGACAGTCAGCTGACGGATATGAAATCAATTGCCGCGGATTACGGACTCAGCATTATCGGGCTCCACTGGTTACTGGCGAAAACAGAAGGGTTTTACCTGACGTCGCCCGACCGGGGTGTCCAGGCGGCAACAGTCGAATACCTCCGCCTGCTGGCTCGCACTTGTGCGAAATTAGGCGGGCATGTACTTGTCTTTGGTTCGCCACAGCAACGAAACCTGCTGCCGGGGGTGAGTACCAGGCAGGCGACGGAAATAGCGGCGAATGTGTTCCGGCAGGCAGCCGCAGAATTCGAGTCCAGCAATGTGGTGCTGTGTATGGAACCGCTGACACGCAGAGAGACCGATTTTGTCAACACATGCGCTCAGGCGGTCGATTTGATTGAGCAAATCGATCATCCGTCATTTCGTTTACATCAGGATGTGAAAGCGATGCTGGGAGCGGAATCGGAAACAGTGATGTCACTGATCTATCAGTATCGAGACATCTGCGGGCACTTTCACGTCAATGATACGAACCTGCTGGGACCCGGAATGGGGGAAACTGATTTCACTCCTATCCTCAAGGCGCTCCACGATACCGGGTATGACGGATGGGTATCCGTTGAAGTGTTTGACTATGCACCCGGGGCAGAAAAGATCACGCGCGAGAGCATACAGTGCATGCAGGAAATTATGGTCTCGCTTTGA
- a CDS encoding serine/threonine protein kinase encodes MHSGLSAIENAVPGRPARLHIRPTAKRQLDALSRDRMQKFLAQRLRFSSRMMVVTLTVLLLLKLIAGVWPSIWMGIAGVLLVLCWSVTRWLFKSRHGHTESGLRRTEALVFGCSFAALASLTLADLEATSQSGQFYDYVLTIRESILISLVLVTIYGVIIPNTSRRSLLIASALAAVPMATVAASLVLHTSAFPEFSGALRLQFAVESVIPLIAAICCAAVGAGVSERIRDRSINIEELGAYVLKAPLGSGGMGDVYLAEHRLLKRLCAVKLIHPDKAGDSRVRDRFEQEVKATAALTHPNTVQVYDYGTSLDGRFFYAMEFLEGLNLDQYVKQFGRMPAGRVVYVLKQICGALHEAWCEGLVHRDIKPSNIFLSERGHMFDVAKLLDFGLVQAALSQRVGLRRVQTTIQGSPAFMCPEQASGLVPDCRGDIYSLGAVAWFMLTGHPPFQDENPVMLVVAHATATVPDFSVTDVSVPKDLASVIMKCLEKKPEKRFENPRDLLVALEECSLNQEWTWKDAEEWWLSSMPAYDHKTCDTEECASESREYVEPVSQVSDPLEKTLIVDRAVVASALPAG; translated from the coding sequence ATGCACTCAGGTCTGTCAGCAATCGAGAACGCTGTTCCCGGACGACCCGCCCGCCTGCATATACGGCCAACGGCCAAACGGCAGCTGGATGCGCTCAGCCGCGACCGCATGCAAAAATTTCTTGCGCAACGTCTGCGTTTTAGTTCCCGGATGATGGTTGTTACGCTCACTGTCCTGCTGCTGCTGAAGTTAATTGCAGGAGTCTGGCCATCGATATGGATGGGTATTGCCGGTGTTCTGCTGGTTTTGTGCTGGAGTGTGACACGATGGTTGTTCAAATCCCGGCACGGTCATACAGAATCCGGATTGCGACGTACCGAAGCACTTGTATTTGGTTGCAGCTTTGCCGCTCTGGCCAGTCTGACGCTGGCCGACCTCGAAGCGACCAGTCAGTCAGGACAGTTTTATGATTATGTACTGACGATTCGTGAATCGATTTTAATTTCGCTGGTACTGGTGACGATTTACGGTGTCATCATTCCCAATACCAGCCGACGGTCACTGTTGATAGCTTCGGCTCTGGCTGCTGTTCCGATGGCAACGGTGGCTGCCAGCCTGGTTCTGCATACTTCTGCCTTTCCGGAGTTTTCCGGAGCCCTCCGGCTTCAGTTTGCTGTCGAATCCGTAATCCCGCTGATTGCGGCTATCTGTTGTGCCGCAGTGGGTGCCGGTGTGAGTGAGCGAATCCGCGATCGCAGCATTAATATCGAAGAATTGGGGGCATACGTTCTGAAAGCACCACTTGGTTCCGGTGGAATGGGGGATGTGTATCTGGCTGAACATCGGCTGCTGAAGCGGCTTTGTGCTGTTAAGCTGATTCACCCGGACAAAGCGGGTGATTCTCGGGTGAGGGATAGATTTGAACAGGAAGTCAAGGCAACTGCCGCACTGACACATCCCAATACCGTGCAGGTGTACGACTATGGTACGTCACTGGACGGGCGATTCTTTTATGCCATGGAGTTTCTCGAGGGCCTGAATCTGGATCAGTATGTCAAACAATTTGGCCGTATGCCGGCGGGGCGGGTTGTCTATGTACTCAAGCAGATCTGTGGAGCGTTGCACGAAGCCTGGTGTGAAGGTCTGGTTCACCGGGATATCAAACCCAGCAACATATTCCTTTCGGAGCGAGGTCACATGTTTGATGTTGCCAAGTTACTCGACTTCGGTCTGGTTCAGGCTGCATTGAGCCAACGAGTGGGGCTCCGGCGGGTTCAGACGACAATTCAGGGTTCACCCGCCTTTATGTGTCCGGAACAGGCCTCCGGTCTTGTGCCGGACTGTCGGGGGGACATCTATTCGCTGGGTGCTGTTGCCTGGTTTATGTTGACCGGTCATCCCCCGTTTCAGGATGAAAATCCTGTAATGCTGGTGGTTGCGCATGCCACTGCCACCGTTCCCGATTTTTCGGTAACAGATGTGTCGGTTCCGAAGGATCTGGCGTCCGTAATTATGAAGTGTCTTGAAAAGAAGCCGGAAAAACGATTCGAAAACCCGCGTGATTTACTGGTTGCCCTTGAAGAATGTTCGCTGAACCAGGAATGGACCTGGAAGGACGCTGAAGAATGGTGGTTGTCCAGTATGCCGGCCTACGATCACAAAACATGTGACACGGAAGAATGTGCCTCTGAAAGCAGAGAGTACGTTGAACCGGTCAGTCAGGTAAGTGATCCTCTGGAGAAAACGCTGATTGTCGATCGTGCGGTCGTTGCTTCTGCGCTGCCGGCCGGCTGA
- a CDS encoding PQQ-like beta-propeller repeat protein yields MKKMFVFLVVLLMTRLPVTLAENWNGWRGPRGDGTSSETGVPVRWDGESGHNVAWKVEVPGKGHASPIVWEGRIFLVTCVEDTGERVLLCLDCDTGRTIWQQTVIRAPLETLHRLNSRASSTPATDGQSVFVVFLEVDGQTVPAPNVGTPRPITPGVMVVASYDFDGNEQWKVKPGEFVSAHGFSSNPIVYGDLVIVNGDHDGDGYIVALDRLTGDIRWKTDRPNNTRSYVTPIIRTLGGRIQMVLGGSLSVFSYDPATGQAHWNIQGPTEQFVASVVSDDRMLYLTAGYPEKHILAIRPDGLGDVTDTHIEWRTKRGAAYVPSPIIEGPWLLVVSDAGVGSCFEAANGKRLWMERIGGGHSASMVSAEGKVYVLSDKGLTTVIRPGPELDIITTNRLGERCSASPAISGGRIYIRGENHLYAIGPSG; encoded by the coding sequence ATGAAAAAAATGTTTGTGTTTTTGGTGGTCCTGTTGATGACGAGGCTTCCGGTGACCCTCGCCGAAAACTGGAATGGGTGGCGCGGTCCGCGCGGTGACGGTACGAGCAGTGAAACCGGGGTTCCAGTTCGCTGGGATGGCGAATCCGGTCACAATGTTGCCTGGAAGGTTGAAGTACCTGGCAAAGGGCATGCATCGCCGATTGTCTGGGAGGGGCGAATATTTCTCGTAACATGTGTTGAAGACACGGGGGAACGAGTCCTGCTGTGCCTTGATTGTGATACGGGCCGCACAATCTGGCAGCAGACTGTCATCAGAGCGCCCCTCGAAACCCTGCACCGTCTCAACAGTCGGGCGTCCAGCACACCGGCGACGGACGGACAGTCAGTATTTGTGGTCTTTCTGGAAGTTGATGGCCAGACAGTTCCGGCTCCAAATGTCGGCACACCTCGTCCGATCACCCCCGGGGTCATGGTGGTTGCCTCGTATGACTTCGACGGCAATGAACAGTGGAAGGTGAAACCTGGTGAATTCGTGAGTGCCCACGGGTTCTCAAGCAATCCGATCGTTTACGGTGATCTTGTCATTGTCAACGGTGACCACGACGGTGACGGTTACATTGTCGCACTGGACCGACTCACTGGTGACATCCGCTGGAAAACCGATCGACCGAACAACACCCGCAGTTACGTCACCCCCATTATTCGCACGCTGGGTGGTCGAATCCAAATGGTTCTTGGCGGCAGTCTGTCCGTATTCAGCTACGATCCTGCGACCGGCCAGGCTCACTGGAATATTCAGGGGCCAACGGAACAGTTCGTTGCTTCGGTGGTTTCTGATGATCGCATGCTTTACCTGACCGCCGGATACCCCGAGAAGCACATTCTGGCGATTCGTCCGGACGGTCTCGGTGATGTGACAGATACTCATATTGAATGGCGGACGAAGCGTGGTGCAGCTTATGTACCTTCACCTATCATCGAAGGTCCCTGGCTACTGGTGGTTTCCGATGCAGGTGTCGGCAGTTGCTTCGAGGCGGCAAATGGGAAACGGCTGTGGATGGAGCGAATTGGCGGCGGACACAGTGCCTCGATGGTTTCAGCTGAGGGGAAGGTATACGTGCTTTCGGATAAAGGTCTGACGACAGTGATTCGACCCGGACCTGAGTTGGACATCATCACGACCAACCGACTGGGAGAACGATGCTCTGCATCCCCCGCAATCAGTGGGGGACGGATCTACATCCGAGGGGAGAATCATCTGTACGCGATCGGGCCGTCGGGCTAA
- a CDS encoding DUF1501 domain-containing protein, whose amino-acid sequence MNDDSAYSISRRSVLQSAPGMGALAINSIAAAEKHVRPTPRPHFTPRAKRVIWLFMRGGVSHMESFDPKPALNKFAGNSIGETPYKSVLDPSKIRKLRIPIKDDGNGHTRTKIFPMQTGFKKYGQSGIEISDWFPNIGSCADDIAFIRSMWTSDNNHGAQVQFHSGRHFLDPRVPTIGAWINYGLGSLSDNLPQFINIGPRFFDRKDGHYLGPAYDAVNLKIDVGNPLDYASPGNGMTAEDQLKNLNLTNRLNRLAAEQYPLDPVIEARMKSYELAYRMQFAVPEVLDFKQESSETQKLYGLDQPETKDFGQQLLAARRFSERGVRFIQIMHGDGAAGAWDNHSKLKKGHTKLSGQVDLPTAGLLKDLKQRGLLEDTIVVFATEFGRTPGSQSTDGRDHHSFGFSVWMAGGGIRGGVAHGRTDELGYHAVEDPHYVTDVHATLLHQLGLDPHTMEVPGHKRLERDFGQPIWDIIA is encoded by the coding sequence ATGAACGACGACAGCGCATATTCGATTTCACGACGGAGTGTTCTACAGTCGGCCCCGGGCATGGGAGCCCTCGCAATCAACAGCATCGCGGCCGCTGAAAAACATGTCCGGCCAACGCCCCGCCCCCACTTCACACCCAGGGCAAAACGTGTGATCTGGCTGTTCATGCGCGGGGGTGTCAGTCATATGGAAAGCTTTGATCCCAAACCCGCGCTCAATAAATTTGCCGGAAACTCAATCGGTGAAACACCATACAAGAGTGTCCTGGACCCTTCAAAAATAAGAAAATTACGTATCCCCATCAAAGACGACGGCAACGGGCATACCCGTACAAAGATCTTCCCCATGCAGACCGGCTTTAAGAAGTATGGCCAGTCGGGAATTGAGATCAGTGACTGGTTTCCAAATATCGGAAGCTGTGCCGATGACATCGCCTTCATTCGCTCCATGTGGACCAGTGATAACAATCATGGTGCCCAGGTACAGTTTCACTCCGGCCGTCACTTTCTGGACCCGCGTGTTCCGACCATCGGTGCGTGGATCAACTACGGCCTGGGCTCACTAAGTGATAACCTGCCACAGTTCATTAACATCGGACCGCGCTTCTTCGACAGGAAGGACGGCCACTACCTCGGCCCGGCTTATGACGCGGTCAACCTTAAAATCGACGTCGGAAATCCTCTCGATTACGCGAGTCCGGGAAATGGCATGACGGCCGAAGATCAACTGAAGAATCTCAACTTGACCAACAGGCTCAATCGTCTTGCCGCCGAACAATACCCGCTCGATCCGGTCATCGAAGCCAGAATGAAGTCCTATGAACTGGCCTATCGCATGCAGTTCGCCGTTCCGGAAGTTTTGGACTTCAAACAGGAATCGAGTGAAACACAAAAACTCTACGGTCTGGATCAGCCGGAAACCAAAGACTTCGGACAGCAGTTGCTGGCAGCACGACGATTTTCTGAACGCGGCGTTCGTTTCATTCAGATCATGCATGGCGACGGCGCCGCAGGTGCATGGGACAATCATTCTAAGTTAAAGAAGGGTCACACGAAGCTGTCCGGACAGGTCGATCTGCCCACGGCCGGCTTACTGAAGGATTTGAAGCAGCGAGGTCTGCTCGAAGACACCATTGTTGTGTTCGCCACGGAATTCGGCCGCACTCCGGGGTCTCAGAGTACCGATGGCCGTGACCATCATTCGTTTGGCTTCAGTGTCTGGATGGCGGGTGGGGGCATCAGAGGTGGTGTGGCCCACGGAAGAACGGACGAACTGGGCTACCACGCGGTTGAGGATCCGCACTACGTCACGGACGTGCATGCCACCCTCCTGCACCAACTGGGCCTCGACCCCCACACCATGGAAGTTCCGGGCCACAAACGCCTCGAAAGGGACTTTGGGCAACCCATCTGGGACATCATCGCCTGA
- a CDS encoding PSD1 and planctomycete cytochrome C domain-containing protein → MFLSRRFLLPVVAGLGAACSVAHGQKEVSSPSEHHAAYGQVKALLAAKCCSCHGVLKQQAELRLDTRNLMLKGEVIVPGQAAESLLIERVEDMGEDRMPPPEDGEALKPAEIALLRSWIDAGARAPTGEPVPQSPSEHWAFQRPRRTSLPGNAGNPVDIMLNDRQATRGLKAQPPAERSILIRRLYLDLTGLPPVPGQLDDARPWESIVDELLDSPQYGERWARHWMDVWRYSDWYGLGMEVRDSQKNLWRWRDWIVTSLNDNKGYDKMVREMLAGDEIAPNDQKVIAATGFLARSYYKFNRTTWLDNTIEHTGKAFMGLTLNCAKCHDHKYDPISHVDYYRFRAIFEPHQVRVDVMPGKLDLVKNGITRVYDGNPAAATYLHRRGEESQPDKSRNISAGPPSFLADAWEPPRPVELPLEAWRPDMQPFAQEGFITQTLTKITAAEARLEKLKFQKSAQDTKRAKSKNENSFSKPETRTNDRTPDKKAKAPVDEVPVITSGDIELEKAKLNLAKAEYEFAKSRIDADNAVYRKTGKGSAETAGRRQLEVKLARANVDLLDSKKDAAKAAATIRNLEADLKAGKFPEHKPLPLSQVSPVRTSNKDALPSSGGYPKTSSGRRTALANWLTHRDHPLTARVAVNHIWMRHFGTPLVETISDFGLRAPKPLHQDVLDYLAVEFIESGWDMKHLHRLMLLSKTWQRSSSNLAADRTTVSADPGNRHYWRMNSRRMEAQVVRDSLLYLSGTLDLTRGGPPITPSSGARRRSLYFFHSRDGRSKFLATFDDADVFACYRRSESIVPQQALAMMNSQTATAAVKQIAATFKQDMSSEAFVRAAFEKILGRRPVAAELAESLAFLKEQKKRDHFIHVMINHNDFLVIR, encoded by the coding sequence ATGTTTTTATCACGTCGGTTTCTTCTTCCGGTCGTCGCTGGCTTGGGTGCAGCCTGCTCGGTTGCTCACGGGCAGAAGGAAGTATCGTCACCCTCCGAGCATCATGCTGCCTACGGGCAGGTGAAAGCCCTCCTCGCGGCAAAGTGCTGTTCCTGTCACGGCGTGCTCAAACAGCAGGCGGAGTTGCGACTCGATACGCGTAACCTCATGCTGAAAGGGGAAGTCATCGTTCCCGGGCAGGCGGCAGAAAGCCTGCTTATCGAACGTGTGGAGGATATGGGCGAAGACCGGATGCCACCTCCCGAAGACGGGGAAGCCCTGAAGCCCGCGGAAATCGCTCTCCTGCGCAGCTGGATAGACGCCGGGGCCAGAGCACCGACCGGGGAACCCGTTCCACAGAGCCCGAGCGAGCACTGGGCATTCCAAAGGCCGCGTCGCACGTCATTGCCAGGCAATGCGGGCAACCCCGTCGACATCATGCTGAATGACCGACAGGCGACACGGGGACTGAAGGCACAGCCACCCGCGGAACGCTCGATTCTCATTCGCCGACTGTACCTCGACCTCACGGGTCTGCCCCCCGTACCCGGGCAGCTCGATGATGCCCGACCGTGGGAGTCCATCGTGGACGAGCTCCTCGACAGCCCGCAGTACGGTGAACGCTGGGCCCGGCACTGGATGGACGTTTGGCGTTACTCGGACTGGTATGGCCTGGGCATGGAGGTGCGTGACAGTCAAAAGAACCTCTGGCGTTGGCGTGACTGGATCGTCACATCACTCAACGACAACAAAGGCTACGACAAAATGGTTCGCGAGATGCTCGCGGGTGACGAAATCGCTCCGAACGATCAAAAGGTCATTGCAGCCACCGGCTTTCTGGCAAGGAGCTACTACAAATTCAATCGCACAACCTGGCTTGACAACACGATTGAACACACAGGCAAAGCCTTCATGGGACTGACTCTGAACTGTGCCAAGTGTCACGATCACAAATACGACCCTATCAGCCATGTCGACTACTACAGATTTCGAGCTATTTTTGAGCCGCATCAGGTCCGCGTCGATGTCATGCCGGGAAAATTGGATCTGGTAAAAAATGGTATAACACGTGTTTATGACGGCAACCCTGCCGCCGCCACCTACCTGCACAGACGCGGCGAAGAAAGTCAGCCGGATAAGAGCAGGAATATCAGCGCGGGGCCTCCCTCCTTCCTGGCAGACGCGTGGGAGCCTCCCAGGCCGGTCGAGCTTCCACTGGAAGCCTGGCGCCCCGACATGCAACCATTTGCTCAGGAGGGTTTTATCACTCAGACGCTGACAAAGATCACCGCAGCGGAAGCCCGTCTGGAAAAGTTAAAATTCCAAAAGTCCGCTCAGGATACAAAACGGGCGAAAAGTAAAAATGAGAATTCCTTCAGCAAACCTGAAACGAGGACCAACGACAGAACGCCGGACAAAAAAGCAAAGGCACCCGTCGACGAGGTACCGGTGATCACGTCCGGTGACATCGAACTGGAAAAAGCCAAACTGAACCTGGCCAAAGCGGAATACGAGTTTGCAAAATCGCGTATCGATGCAGACAACGCTGTTTACAGAAAAACAGGAAAAGGCTCGGCGGAAACGGCCGGTCGCAGGCAGCTTGAAGTAAAGCTGGCCAGGGCAAACGTCGATCTGCTCGATTCGAAAAAAGATGCCGCCAAAGCTGCAGCGACGATCAGGAATCTGGAAGCAGATCTTAAAGCCGGAAAGTTCCCTGAGCACAAACCGTTGCCCCTTAGTCAGGTGTCTCCTGTCAGGACATCCAATAAAGACGCCCTGCCTTCTTCCGGAGGCTATCCAAAGACCAGCAGCGGTCGAAGAACGGCCCTGGCGAACTGGCTGACACACCGTGATCATCCCCTGACTGCGCGGGTGGCAGTCAACCACATCTGGATGCGACATTTCGGAACACCATTGGTCGAGACAATCAGTGATTTTGGTTTAAGGGCTCCCAAGCCACTGCATCAGGACGTGCTGGATTACCTGGCCGTTGAGTTCATTGAGTCCGGATGGGATATGAAGCACCTGCATCGCCTGATGCTCTTATCAAAAACCTGGCAGCGCAGCTCTTCCAATCTTGCGGCAGACAGGACGACTGTCTCTGCCGATCCTGGCAATCGGCATTACTGGCGCATGAACAGTCGGCGGATGGAAGCTCAGGTCGTTCGGGACAGCCTGCTTTATCTGTCGGGCACGCTTGATTTAACTCGGGGAGGTCCTCCGATCACCCCGTCTTCCGGTGCCCGGCGCCGCAGTCTCTATTTCTTTCATTCCAGAGACGGACGATCGAAGTTCCTGGCGACCTTCGACGACGCCGATGTGTTTGCCTGTTACCGGCGCAGTGAAAGCATTGTTCCGCAGCAGGCCCTGGCAATGATGAACAGTCAAACAGCAACCGCCGCAGTGAAACAGATCGCGGCAACATTCAAACAGGACATGAGTTCCGAAGCATTTGTTCGGGCTGCTTTTGAGAAGATTCTGGGCCGCCGGCCGGTAGCCGCTGAATTGGCTGAAAGTCTGGCATTCCTGAAAGAACAGAAAAAACGCGATCATTTCATTCATGTCATGATCAACCATAACGACTTCCTGGTGATTCGATGA